CCTGGGGATCCTGGGAGTTGATCAGGTTGGTCGTTTCTGCAGGATCTTCCGTGAGGTGATACAGTTCATCCCGCCTTGGGTTTAAGAAGTCCCGGATCAGCTTCCATTCCGGGGTGCGATACATCCGCATGTGAGTTTTTGACTGGTGTTTGGTGCTGTATTCCGCGTAGAAATCGTTGTCCCACTCGGCCTGTGATCCCTTTTTCAGCAAGGGAACGATGCTGCGACCTCGGATGGTCAGATTGGCTGGTTGGGAAACCTGAGCCATTTCGAGCAGTGTCGGAAACCAGTCCAGATTGGAGACGGTCTGCTTGACGATCTGATTGGGCTGCGTCACGCCCGGCCAGAGGACCGCAGTGGGAATCTTGAGCGAGTTGTCATACATATTAGGGCGCTGGCCTGCTGGTATATTGGGAGTCGGTTTGGGATTTTTGTTAAGCACCCAATGTCCGTTGCCTTTATGCCAGATTCCGTTGTGTCCCATGTTATAGCCGTGATCACTGGAGAAGATGATGACCGTGTTCTGATCCAGCTGCTTTTGTTTCAATTCCTGGAGCAGGCGTCCCACATTGCGATCTACGCTGGCGACACTGGCCAGATATTCGCGCGTCATTTTCTTGACTCGTTCTACATTCAAATCGGGATAGTCCGGGTTGGGAATTTGTGGATCGAGGTCTTTAAAGGGCGCCCAGTCTTCATCGGCGACCGGCAGCCAGCGGGTGTGCGGTGCTCTGAAGTGCAGCGACAGCATGAACGGCGTCCCCTGCTCTTTGTTGATAAATCGAATCGCATCATCCACCAGAATGTCCGGGAGCAGCCCTTTCAGTTTCGTGTCTTTGCCGTTCACTTCGAGTGTGGGATCTTTCGGCACATTGCCTCCACTGCGGAAGCCCATGAAATAGTCATAGCCAAATTGCGTGGGATGATGCTTGTCGAGCAGGCCCAGATGCCATTTCCCAATCAGACCGGTGCGATAGCCGGCATCTTGCAGGAGTTTCATCCAGGTCACGGTATCAGGTTTTAAGCCATGCTCCGGTTCCGTACGGGGATGAATCCAATCGGTGATTTCCAGTTCCGATCCGTAGCGGCTGGCGACCAGACTGGCACGCGAAGGACTGCAGACCGGCGTCGTGGTGAAGGAGTTGACCAGATACGCGCCTTCCTGAAAGATCCGATCGATGTTTGGTGTTTTGGCATGCGGGTGCCCGGACTTTCCCAATGCCCAGGGAGCCTGATCATCGGTGAAAATGAACAGAATGTTCGGCTGGGAAGCTGCTTCTGTCTGAGTGGGTCCCAGATGGAAGAAAAACGGCAGAAAGACAAATGTGATCAGAAGAAAGCGCATGGGAATTGCCTCAGATTTTGTTTCAGAATTCGAATCAGTTCAGGCTTCCAGCTTGTCATCTGATACGGGACGCGTCAAGTGTTCTCGTTTTCTGCGGGGAAGAACGCGAATCCGGGGCTTCTTTTTTGCATTCTGTGGCTAAAGAAAATACAATACTGGCTACGAAGTGCGCTTTCCTCTTTTTCCTTCCAGTGGGATCTCTTCTAATGGTCAAACCGCAAAATCAGTTTGTGCAATACGAACGGTGGTATAGAGTCTCGATATGGTCTGGCTTGTTTGTGCTCTGTTTGATTCCAATAACCCTTGCGGCGGAGACTGATTCGGACCAGCCGATTGCCGCGAAGCGTCCTGTCGTTAATCAGCCTGATTCTAATCATATTCTGACGGTGGAAGAGTTAGCCGAGAAAGCCAAAGAATCGGTGGCCTCCGTTTCCTTTGCGGGGCGAGATGGACAGCAGGCCGGTTTGGGGACCGGTTTTGTCATCTCCGCGGACGGGTTGATCGCGACGAACCTGCATGTGATTGGAGAAGCACGACCGATTACCGTGCAGCTTTCCGACGGCGAGAAATATGACGTCAAAGAAGTGTATGCGACGGATCGGCAGATGGATCTGGCGGTGTTACGAATCGACGCCAAAGATTTGACGCCGCTACCCCTGGCGGAACCCGAGACATTGAAGCAAGGGGCGGATATTGTCGTGCTCGGAAATCCGCAGGGGCTGCGCTACAGTGT
This genomic interval from Gimesia alba contains the following:
- a CDS encoding sulfatase family protein, with the translated sequence MRFLLITFVFLPFFFHLGPTQTEAASQPNILFIFTDDQAPWALGKSGHPHAKTPNIDRIFQEGAYLVNSFTTTPVCSPSRASLVASRYGSELEITDWIHPRTEPEHGLKPDTVTWMKLLQDAGYRTGLIGKWHLGLLDKHHPTQFGYDYFMGFRSGGNVPKDPTLEVNGKDTKLKGLLPDILVDDAIRFINKEQGTPFMLSLHFRAPHTRWLPVADEDWAPFKDLDPQIPNPDYPDLNVERVKKMTREYLASVASVDRNVGRLLQELKQKQLDQNTVIIFSSDHGYNMGHNGIWHKGNGHWVLNKNPKPTPNIPAGQRPNMYDNSLKIPTAVLWPGVTQPNQIVKQTVSNLDWFPTLLEMAQVSQPANLTIRGRSIVPLLKKGSQAEWDNDFYAEYSTKHQSKTHMRMYRTPEWKLIRDFLNPRRDELYHLTEDPAETTNLINSQDPQVIKIRKQLHQKILSRMKSIDDKVLSQKEQGT